A genomic segment from Solidesulfovibrio carbinolicus encodes:
- a CDS encoding DegT/DnrJ/EryC1/StrS family aminotransferase: MTKDYIPFGTPDFTEAEIEAVTRVMRSGWVGMGKETIAFEKELSDYIGAHEVVTVNSCTSALFLALLIEGIGPGDEVIVPSLTWCATANAALYLGAKPVFCDVDSQSMCVTPKTVAEKLTSRTKAVIVVHYGGYAVDVDELRQTLPKHVAIIEDAAHAFGSYYNNKKCVGASGNLVCFSFYANKNLSTADGGAIALFDPCKAERLRSLRMSGMDSNAWSRYTKASTVFVASLTELGYKMNLTDLQAAIGRVQLRRLGEMANVRFEIAKRYKQRIDELRMDISFQSGVFDKSHARHLFVAMFDITKTGIKRDDLLLALRTRNIGASIHYRPLHSQPLYAGHGVPSLPITESLAESIMTLPISAKMTLTQVDYVVEQLAALLIKE, encoded by the coding sequence ATGACAAAAGACTACATCCCTTTCGGTACTCCGGATTTCACTGAGGCAGAAATCGAAGCGGTTACCCGTGTCATGCGCTCAGGATGGGTTGGGATGGGAAAGGAAACCATCGCTTTCGAGAAGGAACTGAGCGACTACATCGGTGCACATGAAGTTGTTACAGTCAATTCATGCACTTCCGCTCTTTTTCTTGCCCTATTGATTGAAGGCATTGGTCCGGGTGATGAAGTAATTGTTCCGAGCTTGACCTGGTGTGCCACAGCCAATGCGGCACTCTATCTTGGTGCTAAGCCTGTATTCTGCGACGTAGATTCGCAGAGCATGTGTGTGACGCCGAAAACGGTTGCCGAAAAGCTCACCTCGCGAACAAAGGCAGTTATTGTTGTTCACTACGGTGGCTACGCTGTTGATGTAGATGAATTACGCCAAACATTACCAAAACATGTGGCAATAATCGAAGACGCCGCCCACGCATTTGGTTCCTACTATAACAACAAAAAATGCGTTGGGGCTTCGGGAAATCTAGTTTGTTTTAGTTTCTACGCCAACAAGAATTTGTCAACAGCCGATGGTGGGGCTATAGCGCTTTTCGATCCCTGCAAAGCGGAACGTTTGCGATCGCTGCGTATGAGCGGCATGGATTCCAACGCGTGGTCTCGCTATACTAAAGCATCCACGGTTTTTGTCGCAAGCTTGACCGAACTTGGTTATAAAATGAACCTCACCGACCTACAAGCTGCTATTGGTCGTGTGCAACTTCGTCGTCTGGGCGAAATGGCAAACGTCAGATTTGAGATAGCAAAGCGCTACAAGCAGAGAATCGATGAACTTAGGATGGATATTTCGTTCCAAAGTGGCGTTTTTGATAAAAGTCATGCGCGACACTTGTTTGTCGCCATGTTCGATATAACTAAGACCGGAATTAAACGCGATGACTTGCTGTTGGCACTTCGGACCAGAAATATCGGCGCAAGCATTCATTACAGACCATTGCACAGCCAACCGCTTTATGCAGGCCACGGCGTCCCGTCTTTGCCCATCACTGAATCTTTGGCCGAGAGTATCATGACCTTGCCCATCAGTGCGAAGATGACATTGACCCAAGTTGATTATGTCGTCGAGCAACTGGCCGCTCTACTGATAAAGGAGTAA
- a CDS encoding radical SAM/SPASM domain-containing protein, whose product MSSTAQIVTKTEYEFGSRLTAEFPSQILMDITETCNLACTHCPHPAFTKSKHYAGRHLNPALNEKMIEEVCRYGGGRTQYIRYASNGEPLLHPNGYEMIQAAVDHSGVFVTLTTNGKIMNEKRTQRLLESGVHLIDISIDAFKAETYAKIRVKGNLDVTRENVLRLIRWARESKAKTKIVVSFIEQPENASETLDFESYWKNQGADYVILRRLHSCSGAIEELATQRRQSLHSLKRRPCLYPWERVVINARGDLAFCPSDWVHGSFVADYHNTTIKAEWQGEFYRRLREAHMSNNFSNHAFCGQCPDWSATRWPHEGRSYADMVEELTHQENFFDD is encoded by the coding sequence ATGAGTAGTACAGCGCAGATAGTCACAAAAACTGAATACGAATTTGGCAGTCGTTTGACGGCTGAATTTCCTTCACAAATCTTGATGGACATTACTGAGACTTGCAATCTGGCATGCACCCATTGCCCGCATCCGGCATTTACAAAATCCAAGCACTACGCCGGCCGCCACCTCAACCCTGCGCTGAATGAAAAGATGATTGAGGAAGTATGCCGATACGGGGGAGGGCGTACTCAATATATTCGTTATGCCAGCAACGGCGAGCCATTGCTGCATCCCAATGGTTATGAAATGATTCAGGCGGCGGTGGATCATTCTGGTGTTTTTGTTACCCTGACCACAAATGGCAAGATTATGAATGAGAAGCGTACGCAACGCTTGCTTGAATCAGGCGTACATCTGATTGACATCAGCATAGATGCTTTCAAAGCTGAGACCTACGCCAAAATTCGCGTCAAAGGCAATCTTGACGTTACACGAGAAAACGTGTTGCGATTAATCCGCTGGGCACGGGAATCAAAGGCGAAAACAAAGATCGTGGTCAGTTTCATTGAGCAGCCAGAGAACGCCTCAGAAACTTTGGATTTTGAGTCATATTGGAAAAATCAGGGTGCCGACTATGTGATTCTTCGGCGCTTGCACTCCTGCTCTGGGGCGATCGAGGAGTTGGCCACTCAACGACGCCAGTCGCTGCATTCTTTGAAACGAAGACCATGCCTTTACCCTTGGGAGCGTGTCGTGATTAACGCGCGCGGGGACCTAGCCTTCTGCCCCTCAGACTGGGTGCACGGTTCCTTTGTCGCGGACTACCACAATACGACAATCAAGGCCGAGTGGCAGGGCGAGTTCTATCGCCGCTTGCGTGAGGCGCACATGAGCAACAACTTCAGCAACCATGCTTTCTGCGGGCAGTGTCCAGACTGGTCAGCGACTCGCTGGCCCCATGAGGGGCGTAGTTACGCTGACATGGTTGAAGAATTAACTCATCAAGAGAATTTTTTCGATGATTAA
- a CDS encoding class I SAM-dependent methyltransferase, whose translation MINITKPIATQIEDAVRDIPGWSPLDQLQSLFTLAFSCAHLPGDILELGSWCGRSAVALGMAARLAGDTKVHCVDLFPEKSDWYQNDDETYSFAVTIDGRKVGAYGEQTVWKEPYLRDIVPVYERFSGTIEAFESSITANGLSDLVIPFKGDLQSFSASIEKTLALRMAFIDGDHSYTAVVEDIRIVEKYLLPGGWICFDDAFSNYEGVNQAIEKHILGSGRYHLCQQLTRKFFVAQLR comes from the coding sequence ATGATTAACATTACAAAACCAATTGCCACACAGATCGAAGATGCGGTCAGGGACATCCCGGGTTGGTCCCCACTGGATCAACTTCAGAGTTTATTTACACTGGCTTTTTCTTGTGCGCATTTGCCAGGCGACATTCTGGAGCTTGGGTCTTGGTGCGGGCGCTCAGCAGTAGCTCTTGGCATGGCGGCTCGATTGGCTGGGGATACCAAAGTCCACTGTGTTGACCTGTTCCCTGAGAAAAGTGATTGGTACCAGAACGACGATGAAACCTACTCGTTTGCGGTTACCATTGACGGGAGAAAAGTGGGTGCTTACGGAGAACAAACCGTATGGAAGGAGCCTTATCTACGAGATATTGTCCCCGTTTATGAGCGTTTTTCAGGAACCATTGAAGCATTTGAGAGTTCTATCACAGCAAACGGACTTTCTGACTTGGTTATACCTTTTAAAGGTGATCTTCAGTCTTTTTCAGCCAGCATTGAGAAAACTTTAGCACTACGAATGGCATTCATCGATGGAGACCATAGTTACACAGCTGTCGTTGAGGACATTAGGATTGTCGAAAAGTACCTACTTCCCGGCGGCTGGATTTGCTTTGATGATGCCTTCTCAAATTACGAAGGCGTCAACCAGGCCATAGAGAAACACATACTTGGCAGTGGACGTTATCACTTATGTCAGCAACTAACGCGAAAATTTTTTGTGGCACAGTTGCGCTAA
- a CDS encoding WbqC family protein, which produces MKVGIIQSSYIPWRGYFDFIASVDIFVFYDDVQYTTRDWRNRNRLKTPRGTEWITVPVSHQSRSKLICETLIDLTTPWTKKHLRTWELNYRKSPNFNIATELLAEINDPEQTTISKLNIKLIHRICDYLEIKTPMILSSELSLKGRRTERLIEILKKLNATTYLSGPNADAYLDKDLFREYGIQLEYKSYDYTPYPQLWGEFIGDVTVLDLVANCGADAKKFLQSRTPDRVVVPK; this is translated from the coding sequence GTGAAGGTTGGCATCATTCAATCGTCCTATATACCGTGGCGTGGTTATTTCGACTTCATCGCTAGCGTGGATATCTTCGTTTTTTATGATGACGTTCAGTACACGACGCGTGACTGGCGAAATCGAAACAGGCTCAAGACGCCAAGAGGTACAGAATGGATCACTGTGCCGGTTTCTCACCAAAGTCGTAGCAAACTTATCTGTGAAACGCTGATTGATCTCACTACGCCCTGGACCAAAAAACACTTGCGAACTTGGGAGTTGAACTATCGAAAATCTCCCAACTTCAACATTGCGACAGAGTTACTTGCAGAAATTAATGATCCAGAGCAAACGACCATCAGCAAATTAAACATCAAACTTATTCACCGCATTTGTGATTACCTTGAAATCAAAACGCCGATGATCCTGTCCAGCGAGTTGTCTCTAAAAGGCAGAAGAACGGAACGCCTAATTGAGATATTAAAAAAACTGAATGCCACAACCTATCTGAGCGGACCCAATGCCGATGCCTACCTGGACAAAGATTTGTTCAGAGAATACGGCATTCAACTCGAGTACAAATCCTATGATTATACTCCCTACCCCCAGTTGTGGGGTGAATTCATTGGCGACGTGACCGTGCTGGACTTGGTTGCCAATTGTGGGGCTGATGCAAAAAAATTCCTTCAGAGCCGTACTCCAGACAGGGTGGTAGTTCCAAAGTGA
- a CDS encoding glycosyltransferase family protein: protein MIKEPLSIAIFGNTNNYPLLLAQGLKALGHKVRLVINRKEILHRPESRYPNWINRYPDWIFDCSNITDDDVACQTRQLDQAIRLLTHRVDLVILNDVGPALAWALHSPHIVVLTGSDLAFYASFDSLQIRTKCWSNEFKRSLQGRRWLLSFSDFVARQRDGILAAELVCYSKRGLIPSGDILLDEIGVEDHRRLMLFISNTVDIQPQRAPRNERLTILCGCRIVYRPDKHPALGAIDFKGTDILIKGFAQYIRSGEQGILRLPRKGQDLDAAITLISDLGIEKHIDWLDAMPLARFYQEMSAADLVCDQFGTSFPGMVTTDAFALGRPVMAKMRNEIFGKLFPEPLPGFDAVSPEQICEHLMAIRKDSDLLETVGQKSRNYAEKYLSPEAMAKNLLTTWR, encoded by the coding sequence GTGATAAAAGAGCCTCTGTCCATAGCTATTTTCGGCAACACTAATAATTATCCTTTGTTGCTCGCACAGGGACTGAAAGCCCTTGGGCATAAAGTACGCTTAGTAATTAATCGGAAGGAAATACTTCACCGGCCAGAGTCGCGTTATCCTAATTGGATAAATCGCTATCCCGACTGGATTTTTGATTGTTCAAATATCACGGATGATGACGTTGCTTGTCAAACACGACAACTTGATCAAGCCATTCGTCTTCTTACACACCGAGTAGATCTGGTTATTCTAAACGATGTTGGGCCTGCTCTGGCGTGGGCTCTGCATTCACCACATATTGTTGTGCTGACTGGAAGTGATCTCGCATTTTATGCCAGCTTCGATTCGTTGCAAATTCGAACAAAATGTTGGAGCAACGAATTCAAGCGCTCTCTCCAAGGAAGGAGATGGCTACTAAGTTTTTCTGATTTTGTGGCTCGACAGCGGGATGGCATTCTTGCTGCCGAGTTAGTCTGTTATAGCAAGCGAGGATTGATACCGTCTGGAGATATATTGCTTGATGAAATTGGAGTTGAGGATCACCGTCGCTTAATGCTTTTTATTTCTAACACAGTAGACATTCAGCCCCAAAGAGCGCCAAGGAACGAACGCCTCACGATTCTTTGTGGGTGCCGAATCGTCTATAGGCCAGACAAACACCCTGCTCTCGGTGCCATCGACTTTAAGGGCACGGATATTCTGATCAAGGGTTTTGCGCAATATATCAGATCAGGCGAACAGGGGATCTTAAGATTGCCGAGAAAAGGGCAGGATCTCGATGCAGCCATCACGCTGATCTCCGACCTTGGAATTGAGAAGCATATCGATTGGCTAGACGCGATGCCTCTGGCTCGCTTTTATCAGGAGATGTCCGCAGCTGATCTGGTTTGTGACCAATTCGGTACTTCGTTCCCCGGCATGGTAACGACGGATGCGTTTGCATTAGGCCGTCCAGTGATGGCTAAAATGCGTAACGAAATTTTTGGTAAACTGTTCCCCGAGCCTTTGCCTGGATTTGATGCGGTTTCCCCAGAGCAGATTTGCGAACACTTGATGGCGATTAGAAAGGATAGTGACTTACTGGAAACAGTAGGCCAGAAGAGCAGAAACTACGCTGAAAAGTACCTTTCACCTGAAGCTATGGCAAAGAATCTTTTAACAACTTGGCGTTAG
- a CDS encoding class I SAM-dependent methyltransferase translates to MFSLKYLQELRAVEIDIIMAHLRPAGAHLLEIGAGTGQQAREIERRGFKVDAIEVCDSIYSDERVFPIVNFDGRNIPFEDNTFDIVFSSNVLEHVPDLVKIHQEIRRVLKPTGYVLHILPTHSWRFWTTLSAFAAAFQYASTLGSQLSPPRSITRASIKQFAAAWGIAGRHLLAPCFQRRHGARGNILSETWLFNPEWWRRNFKTNGFNIIMDKPMGLFYTGNMVFNSNWSFERRARISRVLGSACHIFELKSIDTTKG, encoded by the coding sequence ATGTTCTCTCTCAAGTATCTTCAAGAGTTGCGAGCTGTCGAGATCGATATAATCATGGCTCATCTTCGCCCTGCTGGAGCGCACTTACTTGAGATCGGTGCCGGAACGGGGCAACAAGCACGGGAGATAGAGCGACGTGGCTTCAAGGTCGACGCCATTGAGGTGTGCGACTCTATCTATTCCGACGAAAGAGTCTTCCCCATCGTCAACTTTGACGGACGTAATATTCCTTTTGAAGACAACACTTTCGACATTGTTTTCTCGTCGAACGTTCTGGAGCATGTCCCGGATCTCGTCAAAATTCATCAGGAGATCCGGCGAGTCTTGAAGCCCACCGGATACGTTTTGCATATTCTGCCAACTCACTCGTGGAGATTTTGGACGACCCTTTCCGCCTTCGCCGCTGCTTTCCAGTACGCGAGCACGCTCGGCTCACAGCTCAGTCCACCGCGATCCATTACCAGAGCTTCCATCAAGCAATTCGCCGCCGCTTGGGGCATCGCCGGCCGACATTTATTGGCCCCTTGTTTTCAACGTCGTCATGGAGCGCGGGGCAACATATTGTCGGAAACGTGGCTATTCAACCCAGAATGGTGGCGTCGCAATTTCAAGACGAACGGCTTCAACATCATCATGGATAAGCCGATGGGGTTGTTTTATACCGGCAATATGGTATTCAATTCAAATTGGAGTTTTGAACGTCGCGCCAGAATTTCACGAGTGCTCGGAAGCGCTTGTCATATTTTCGAGTTGAAGTCGATCGACACGACAAAGGGTTAG
- a CDS encoding transposase, which yields MDRHSVHKVKKVQEWLVEHENKIKLLLLPPYSPELNPDELANQDIKRNIFRDGKAKDKPELM from the coding sequence GTGGACCGACATTCGGTACACAAAGTGAAGAAAGTTCAAGAGTGGCTGGTCGAACATGAGAACAAAATCAAACTTTTACTTCTACCGCCCTACAGCCCGGAGTTGAATCCGGACGAGCTTGCGAATCAGGACATCAAGCGCAATATTTTTCGCGATGGAAAAGCCAAAGACAAGCCAGAGCTGATGTAA